From a region of the Pedosphaera parvula Ellin514 genome:
- a CDS encoding glycosyltransferase family 2 protein encodes MSDPFVSIIIRSFNEGWALKETLPALQAQEYKNWELIVIDSGSTDGSVDLICKAQPKHFIQIKPHEYNPSRVMNQGMQLAKSEFGIFLNADATPQGSNWLRPLVAGLQDPQTAAVFGRQIPRPDCQAVFAYDYERCFGENRESAKWEHFFSMVSSGLRKDIWSKRGFLEKMQYSEDDEYTRWCRAQGYKVVYCPDTVVMHSHNYTPAQAYKRSFGEAKALAAVWTRRPTEFSWLRTVMIGWLRDIRKDLSYCARTHRINEFPHAMRIRGEQRKAKLAGFREGWNFYRG; translated from the coding sequence ATGAGTGATCCGTTTGTTAGCATCATCATACGCTCCTTTAATGAAGGCTGGGCATTAAAGGAAACGCTCCCTGCCCTGCAGGCACAGGAATATAAAAACTGGGAGTTAATAGTGATCGATTCCGGTTCCACCGATGGTTCCGTTGATCTGATTTGCAAGGCACAGCCGAAACATTTTATTCAGATCAAACCGCACGAGTATAATCCGAGCCGTGTGATGAATCAGGGAATGCAGTTGGCAAAATCCGAGTTTGGCATTTTTTTGAATGCCGACGCCACGCCGCAAGGGAGCAATTGGCTTCGGCCATTAGTTGCAGGTTTGCAGGATCCACAAACTGCAGCTGTTTTTGGCCGGCAGATCCCCCGCCCCGATTGCCAGGCGGTGTTTGCTTATGACTACGAGCGTTGTTTTGGTGAAAATCGTGAGTCAGCGAAGTGGGAGCATTTCTTCAGCATGGTAAGCAGTGGTTTACGCAAGGACATCTGGTCTAAGCGCGGCTTTTTGGAAAAAATGCAATACTCGGAAGACGATGAGTACACGCGTTGGTGCCGGGCACAGGGTTACAAAGTAGTTTATTGCCCGGACACTGTGGTGATGCATTCCCATAATTACACGCCGGCCCAGGCGTATAAACGCAGCTTCGGCGAGGCAAAGGCGCTGGCTGCGGTATGGACTCGAAGGCCAACAGAGTTCAGTTGGCTGCGCACAGTTATGATCGGGTGGTTGCGTGACATTCGCAAGGATCTCAGCTATTGCGCCCGCACGCATCGAATCAATGAATTCCCCCACGCAATGCGCATCCGCGGGGAACAACGCAAAGCAAAACTGGCCGGATTTCGCGAAGGTTGGAATTTTTATCGCGGGTAG